In Candidatus Roseilinea sp., one DNA window encodes the following:
- the ffh gene encoding signal recognition particle protein: MFESLSDKLQAIFDRLGKRGILTEQDVDAALREVRVALLEADVNFKVTKEFLARVRERAIGAEVHKSLTPGQAVVKIVHDELLKTLGEGGKLDLGGPPPRVIMLVGLQGSGKTTTAAKLALRLRSDGRKPLLVAADTYRPAAITQLETLGKQINIPVFSEGDKTPPPQIAQHAIQKAIQSALDVVIIDTAGRLQIDEAMMREVEEIKSRVKPAEVLLVADAMTGQEAVNIADTFNKRVGLTGLILTKIDGDARGGAAISMRAVTGVPIKFLSTGEKPDAFEVFHPDRLASRILGMGDVLTLIEKAQQQFDEQEAAKAAEKMMSASFDLEDFLAQMRQIKKMGPLNDLLAMIPGMKELTKQISPEMTERQFKRVEAMISSMTREERRNPNILNASRKRRIAKGSGTSVQELNQLLSQFREAQRMMKQLANNPRLRMMSGLIGARRR, from the coding sequence ATGTTCGAATCGCTGAGCGACAAGCTGCAAGCCATCTTCGACCGCCTTGGCAAGCGCGGCATCCTGACCGAGCAGGATGTGGACGCGGCGCTGCGCGAGGTGCGCGTCGCGTTGCTCGAAGCCGATGTGAACTTCAAGGTCACCAAGGAGTTTCTGGCGCGCGTGCGCGAGCGGGCGATCGGCGCGGAGGTGCACAAGAGCCTGACCCCCGGCCAGGCCGTGGTGAAGATCGTGCACGATGAACTGTTGAAGACGCTTGGCGAGGGTGGCAAGCTCGACTTGGGCGGTCCGCCGCCGCGGGTGATCATGCTGGTTGGCCTGCAAGGCTCCGGCAAAACAACGACGGCGGCCAAGCTGGCGTTGCGCCTGCGCAGCGACGGTCGCAAACCGTTGCTGGTCGCTGCCGACACCTACCGGCCGGCGGCCATCACGCAACTGGAGACACTGGGCAAACAGATCAACATTCCTGTCTTCTCGGAAGGCGACAAAACGCCGCCGCCGCAGATCGCACAACACGCCATCCAGAAGGCGATCCAGAGTGCGCTCGACGTCGTGATCATAGACACGGCCGGACGCCTGCAGATTGACGAGGCGATGATGCGCGAGGTAGAGGAAATCAAGTCGCGCGTCAAACCCGCCGAGGTGCTGCTCGTCGCCGACGCCATGACCGGCCAGGAGGCTGTCAACATCGCCGATACGTTCAACAAGCGCGTCGGCCTCACCGGCTTGATCCTGACCAAGATAGACGGTGACGCACGCGGCGGCGCGGCCATCTCGATGCGCGCAGTCACCGGCGTGCCGATCAAGTTCCTCAGCACCGGCGAAAAGCCCGACGCGTTCGAAGTCTTCCATCCCGATCGGCTGGCTTCGCGCATCCTGGGGATGGGCGACGTGCTCACCCTCATCGAGAAAGCGCAGCAGCAGTTCGACGAGCAGGAAGCAGCGAAGGCCGCCGAGAAGATGATGTCGGCCAGCTTCGACCTGGAAGACTTCCTCGCGCAGATGCGGCAGATCAAGAAGATGGGGCCGCTCAACGACCTGCTGGCCATGATCCCCGGGATGAAAGAGCTCACCAAGCAAATCTCGCCGGAGATGACCGAGCGGCAGTTCAAGCGCGTGGAAGCGATGATCAGTTCGATGACCCGCGAAGAGCGCCGCAACCCGAACATCCTGAATGCCTCGCGCAAGCGTCGCATCGCCAAAGGCAGCGGCACGAGCGTGCAGGAGTTGAATCAACTGCTTTCGCAATTCCGCGAAGCGCAACGCATGATGAAGCAATTGGCGAACAACCCGCGCCTGCGCATGATGAGCGGGTTGATAGGCGCCAGGAGAAGATAA
- a CDS encoding 30S ribosomal protein S13, with translation MARIAGVDLPRNKRIDIGLTYIYGIGRPLAKEILARTSINPATRVKDLTEAEAAILREIVEKEYKVEGDLRREVQLNIKRLIEIGSYRGLRHKRNLPVRGQRTRTNARTRKGVKKTVAGRGRRRGAKKK, from the coding sequence ATGGCAAGAATCGCCGGAGTGGATCTGCCGCGCAACAAGCGCATTGACATCGGGTTGACCTATATCTACGGCATCGGCCGTCCGCTGGCGAAGGAGATCCTCGCCCGCACCAGCATCAACCCTGCGACGCGCGTCAAGGACCTCACCGAGGCTGAGGCTGCGATCTTGCGCGAGATCGTGGAGAAAGAATACAAGGTGGAGGGCGACTTGCGTCGCGAGGTGCAACTCAACATCAAGCGTTTGATCGAGATCGGCTCGTATCGCGGGCTGCGTCACAAGCGCAACTTGCCGGTGCGCGGCCAGCGAACGCGCACGAACGCGCGCACGCGCAAAGGTGTGAAGAAGACGGTGGCCGGACGCGGTCGCCGGCGTGGTGCAAAGAAGAAGTAA
- the map gene encoding methionine aminopeptidase — protein MIVLKTAQEIALMRQAGRIVAIVLAELKERVAPGVSLIELDRLAEKIITQYGATPSFKNYLPNGAPYPFPASICASVNDEVVHGIPSQRRLKEGEIVKLDVGAIYKGYHADSAITVGVGRIPARAQRLMQVTQECLAAAIAAARKGNRFGDIGAAIQSVAEPRGYSVVREYTSHGVGRELHEGFGLPNAGQAEHGMLLRPGLTIALEPMINEGRAETKVKKDGWTVVTIDGKLSAQFEHTVAITDGEAEILTKLD, from the coding sequence ATGATTGTGTTGAAGACGGCGCAGGAGATCGCCCTCATGCGCCAGGCAGGGCGGATCGTAGCGATTGTGCTAGCGGAATTGAAAGAGCGCGTCGCGCCGGGGGTGAGCCTGATCGAGTTGGATCGGCTGGCTGAGAAGATCATCACGCAGTACGGCGCCACACCTTCGTTCAAAAATTATCTGCCGAACGGCGCGCCGTATCCTTTCCCGGCCTCGATCTGTGCGTCGGTCAACGATGAAGTGGTGCACGGCATCCCCAGCCAGCGGCGTCTCAAAGAGGGAGAGATCGTCAAGCTCGACGTCGGTGCAATATACAAGGGCTATCATGCCGATTCGGCGATCACGGTCGGCGTTGGGCGCATCCCGGCCCGCGCGCAGCGGCTGATGCAGGTGACGCAGGAGTGCCTAGCGGCCGCGATTGCTGCTGCGCGCAAGGGCAATCGCTTCGGCGATATTGGCGCGGCGATCCAGAGCGTCGCTGAACCGCGTGGCTATTCGGTTGTGCGTGAGTACACCAGCCATGGGGTCGGCCGCGAGCTACACGAAGGATTCGGCCTGCCAAACGCCGGCCAGGCCGAGCACGGGATGTTGTTACGTCCCGGCCTCACCATCGCGCTCGAACCCATGATCAATGAGGGGCGCGCCGAGACGAAAGTCAAGAAGGACGGCTGGACAGTCGTAACGATTGATGGTAAACTCTCCGCCCAATTTGAGCATACCGTGGCCATCACCGATGGTGAAGCTGAAATACTGACGAAACTCGACTAG
- a CDS encoding glycine cleavage system protein T, translated as MLLFDLSEIFSRIRLRGSTRLDFLHRMSTGDVRGLRAGEGTPTVLTTPIGRMVDYLMALAFDDSVLLIGGEGNQDKVVRWLRKYIFFNDDVQVSDETGPTRMFGIGAEGDWRFVEKISPDTSLLALPAYAHRTVESPLSSDGRVTIVRAPQAIGLTFFLVGSGLDLAPHLEKSPLTPDFEAWRILQGYPRFPNEINEEYIPLEAGLWGAVSFNKGCYTGQEIIARMESRGQIAKKLVWLTSSADSLSPGEELLTENGEVVGKVTSATRGAALAYVRSAFAQESLRLYSRQGAIVHVARIVRI; from the coding sequence ATGTTGCTCTTCGACCTGTCCGAGATCTTCAGTCGCATTCGGCTGCGCGGCAGCACGCGGCTCGACTTCCTGCATCGCATGTCCACCGGCGATGTGCGCGGTTTGCGGGCAGGCGAGGGCACCCCGACCGTGCTCACCACGCCGATCGGTCGCATGGTGGACTATCTGATGGCGTTAGCCTTTGACGATTCCGTGTTGCTCATCGGCGGCGAGGGCAACCAGGACAAGGTCGTGCGCTGGCTGCGCAAATACATCTTCTTCAACGACGACGTGCAAGTGAGCGACGAGACGGGCCCTACGCGCATGTTCGGCATCGGCGCGGAGGGCGATTGGCGCTTCGTCGAAAAGATCAGCCCGGACACGAGCCTGCTCGCATTGCCGGCGTATGCGCATCGCACGGTCGAATCGCCGCTGAGTAGCGATGGACGAGTCACCATCGTGCGCGCGCCTCAGGCCATCGGCCTGACGTTCTTCCTGGTCGGCAGCGGGCTCGACCTTGCGCCACACTTGGAGAAGTCGCCACTCACCCCCGACTTCGAGGCCTGGCGCATTCTGCAGGGCTATCCGCGCTTCCCTAACGAGATCAACGAGGAGTACATCCCGCTCGAGGCCGGCTTGTGGGGTGCGGTGAGCTTCAACAAAGGATGCTACACCGGCCAGGAGATCATTGCCCGCATGGAGAGCCGAGGGCAAATCGCCAAGAAGCTGGTTTGGCTGACCAGCAGCGCCGACTCGCTGTCACCGGGCGAAGAGCTCCTCACCGAGAATGGCGAAGTCGTCGGGAAGGTCACCAGCGCCACGCGCGGCGCGGCGCTCGCCTACGTGCGCAGTGCGTTCGCCCAGGAGAGCCTCAGGCTCTATTCGCGGCAGGGCGCGATCGTCCACGTTGCCAGAATCGTGCGGATTTAA
- a CDS encoding UPF0109 protein yields the protein MKELVEYVAKGLVDHPDQVKVTESVDRDTVFLELHVAPGEVGRVIGREGKLVNAVRTLLRIAATRSRKRVVLDIRD from the coding sequence ATGAAAGAGCTGGTCGAGTATGTCGCCAAAGGCCTGGTGGATCACCCCGACCAGGTGAAGGTGACCGAGTCGGTTGACCGCGACACGGTCTTCCTGGAGCTGCACGTAGCGCCCGGCGAGGTAGGGCGCGTGATCGGGCGCGAGGGCAAGCTGGTCAACGCCGTCCGCACGCTGCTGCGCATCGCTGCCACCCGATCTCGCAAGCGCGTCGTGCTGGACATCCGCGATTAA
- the rplQ gene encoding 50S ribosomal protein L17 — protein sequence MRHKVSGYKLGRSTAQRTALRRSLVTELIDHGRIQTTEAKCKAIRDQAEKLVTIAKSGLVDDKAKQVHARRLVAARVNGGPATVRKLFEDIAPRYVNRNGGYTRISKLGPRKGDNAPMAIIEWV from the coding sequence ATGAGGCACAAGGTATCGGGTTACAAACTCGGCCGTTCGACGGCGCAACGCACGGCGCTGCGCCGCAGCCTGGTGACCGAGTTGATAGATCACGGTCGCATTCAGACGACCGAAGCGAAGTGCAAGGCAATCCGCGATCAGGCCGAGAAGCTGGTGACAATCGCGAAGTCCGGTCTGGTGGACGACAAAGCCAAGCAGGTGCATGCGCGGCGCCTGGTCGCTGCCCGGGTGAACGGCGGGCCGGCGACGGTGCGTAAGCTGTTCGAAGACATCGCGCCGCGCTACGTGAACCGCAATGGCGGCTACACCCGCATCAGCAAACTCGGCCCGCGCAAAGGCGATAACGCGCCGATGGCGATCATCGAGTGGGTTTGA
- the truA gene encoding tRNA pseudouridine synthase A, with product MGLKIRAKVAYDGTDFVGFQRQAARRGRTVQGELEAALEKVCQSRVAVVGAGRTDAGVHATGQVIAFEVDWKHPLDVLGRALNANLPEDVAVRDLEPCEVGFHPRFSARSRTYVYTAYVSEVRQPLLRRFAWHLEQQPDVAAMNEAARRLIGSHDFAAFGSAPSGRPEETTVREVLRADWQAADDRLWFTIEANAFLFRMVRRIVMALVQVGWGEYRPDEIEDILKSRNAQRIKGLAPACGLCLVDVKY from the coding sequence GTGGGTTTGAAGATTCGCGCGAAGGTCGCCTACGACGGCACGGACTTTGTCGGGTTCCAACGACAAGCCGCGCGGCGTGGGCGAACGGTGCAAGGAGAACTGGAGGCAGCACTAGAGAAAGTTTGTCAGTCACGCGTCGCCGTCGTCGGTGCCGGTCGCACCGATGCAGGCGTGCATGCTACCGGCCAAGTCATCGCCTTCGAGGTGGATTGGAAGCATCCGCTCGATGTGCTGGGCCGGGCGCTGAATGCGAACTTGCCGGAGGACGTGGCCGTCCGCGACCTGGAGCCCTGTGAAGTCGGTTTCCATCCTCGTTTCAGCGCGAGGAGCAGGACGTATGTTTACACGGCCTACGTTAGTGAAGTGCGACAACCGTTGCTGCGACGCTTTGCTTGGCACCTCGAACAGCAGCCGGATGTGGCAGCGATGAACGAGGCGGCCCGGCGACTGATCGGGTCGCACGACTTCGCCGCGTTCGGCAGCGCGCCGTCGGGACGGCCCGAAGAAACGACGGTGCGCGAAGTGTTGCGCGCGGACTGGCAGGCGGCGGACGACCGGTTGTGGTTCACGATCGAGGCGAACGCCTTCCTGTTTCGGATGGTGCGCCGGATCGTCATGGCGCTGGTGCAGGTGGGATGGGGCGAATATCGCCCGGACGAAATCGAGGATATTCTCAAGAGTAGAAATGCACAGCGAATCAAGGGCCTGGCGCCCGCATGTGGGCTGTGCCTGGTGGATGTGAAATACTAG
- the rplS gene encoding 50S ribosomal protein L19 has protein sequence MNLVESLEKSLQPNPKIPPLQPGDQVRVHQKIIEGDRERIQVFQGTVIRLRKGGANASFTVRRIASNNIGVERTYLLNSPRIEKVEVMRHAKVRRAQLYYFRNLRGKSARLKERLPSSGGKSKPVATPVEPGETDEA, from the coding sequence ATGAATCTCGTCGAATCGCTTGAAAAGAGCTTGCAGCCCAATCCGAAGATTCCACCGCTCCAGCCCGGCGATCAGGTGCGCGTCCATCAAAAGATCATCGAGGGCGATCGCGAACGCATCCAGGTCTTCCAAGGCACCGTCATCCGCCTGCGCAAGGGCGGCGCAAACGCCAGCTTTACCGTGCGCCGGATCGCCAGTAACAACATCGGCGTGGAGCGTACCTATCTGCTCAACTCGCCGCGCATTGAAAAGGTGGAAGTGATGCGCCACGCCAAAGTGCGCCGCGCGCAACTCTATTACTTCCGCAATTTGCGCGGCAAGTCGGCCCGCTTGAAGGAACGCCTGCCGTCTTCGGGTGGCAAGTCGAAGCCTGTGGCGACGCCGGTCGAGCCCGGCGAGACGGACGAGGCGTGA
- a CDS encoding gamma-glutamyl-gamma-aminobutyrate hydrolase produces MNAPCILIPIPIQDSEKRRFTLGKNYVNSLVACGAIPILLPTVVAPENWRVMYESADGVLLSGGGDVDPALFGEPAHEKTYGVDRERDEVEMALARWALQDDKPLFAICRGIQVMNVALGGSLIQDLPSQWGSTVPHDGNYSGFERHAVAHEVCVEPGTHIAQILGPGNVGVNSFHHQALKDVARGLVVTSRAPDGIVESVEFPGKRHYIGVQWHPEEMAAGREDMMRLFRAFVEACADERD; encoded by the coding sequence ATGAACGCCCCATGCATCCTCATCCCTATCCCGATCCAAGACTCTGAGAAGCGACGCTTCACATTGGGCAAAAACTACGTAAACAGCCTGGTCGCATGTGGAGCGATTCCCATTCTGCTTCCCACGGTGGTCGCGCCCGAGAACTGGCGCGTGATGTACGAATCTGCCGATGGCGTGTTACTCTCCGGCGGCGGCGACGTGGATCCGGCGTTGTTCGGCGAGCCGGCGCACGAGAAGACCTACGGCGTGGATCGCGAACGCGACGAAGTGGAGATGGCGCTCGCGCGCTGGGCGTTGCAGGATGACAAGCCGTTGTTCGCCATTTGCCGCGGCATTCAGGTGATGAACGTCGCGCTGGGCGGCTCGCTCATTCAGGATCTGCCATCGCAGTGGGGTAGCACCGTCCCGCACGACGGCAACTATAGCGGTTTCGAACGGCATGCGGTGGCGCACGAAGTGTGCGTCGAGCCGGGGACGCACATCGCGCAGATCCTCGGTCCCGGCAACGTCGGGGTGAACAGCTTCCATCACCAGGCCCTCAAAGATGTCGCGCGCGGTCTGGTCGTCACTTCACGCGCGCCAGATGGCATCGTTGAGTCGGTCGAGTTCCCCGGCAAGCGCCACTACATCGGCGTGCAGTGGCATCCCGAAGAAATGGCCGCCGGCCGAGAGGACATGATGCGCCTGTTCCGCGCTTTCGTCGAAGCCTGCGCCGATGAGCGCGATTAG
- the rimM gene encoding ribosome maturation factor RimM: MAESPRQFLVVGKVSRPHGIAGEIKVQLAPEYEGILDGVARIYLDDAEHPHRVLSQRPHQGGVLLKLDRIATRNAAEALRGARVLVCTRDLPALPPGQYYTYQLIGLRVVRESGEALGELSEVLRTGSNDVYVVKTAAGELLLPAIESVIRTIDLAAGTMTVVVPAGLE, encoded by the coding sequence GTGGCAGAGTCGCCGCGTCAGTTCCTCGTCGTGGGTAAAGTATCTCGCCCGCACGGCATTGCAGGCGAGATCAAAGTGCAACTGGCCCCGGAATACGAAGGCATTCTCGATGGCGTCGCGCGCATTTACCTCGACGACGCCGAGCATCCTCACCGCGTGCTGTCGCAGCGCCCGCATCAAGGCGGCGTCTTGCTCAAGCTGGATCGCATCGCCACGCGCAACGCCGCCGAAGCGCTGCGCGGCGCGCGTGTGCTCGTTTGCACGCGCGATTTGCCGGCGCTGCCGCCCGGCCAATACTACACCTATCAACTCATCGGCCTGCGCGTGGTGCGCGAGTCCGGCGAGGCGCTGGGCGAATTGAGCGAAGTCTTACGCACGGGCAGCAACGACGTCTATGTGGTGAAGACCGCTGCCGGCGAGCTGTTGCTGCCGGCCATCGAAAGCGTGATCCGCACGATAGACCTCGCCGCCGGGACGATGACGGTGGTCGTGCCGGCGGGATTGGAGTGA
- the rplM gene encoding 50S ribosomal protein L13, translating to MRTIKTYMAKPEEARAGQRWYVVDAEGVTLGRLASQVAKVIEGKHKPMYSPHVDCGDYVIVVNAQKIRVTGDKMTEKKYQRHSLYPGGFKEENLRDLLARNPERVIREAVWGMIPHGRLGRKMIKKLKVYGGPEHEHSAQKPQPLKIRDK from the coding sequence ATGAGGACGATCAAGACTTATATGGCGAAGCCGGAAGAGGCCCGCGCCGGCCAGCGCTGGTATGTCGTAGATGCCGAGGGCGTTACGCTAGGCCGGCTTGCCAGCCAGGTCGCCAAAGTCATCGAGGGCAAGCACAAGCCGATGTACTCACCGCACGTGGATTGTGGCGACTACGTGATCGTGGTGAACGCCCAAAAAATCCGCGTTACCGGCGATAAGATGACCGAGAAGAAGTACCAGCGGCACTCGCTCTATCCCGGTGGCTTCAAGGAAGAAAATCTGCGCGATCTCCTGGCGCGCAATCCAGAGCGCGTCATTCGCGAGGCGGTCTGGGGCATGATTCCGCATGGGCGGCTGGGTCGCAAAATGATCAAGAAGCTCAAGGTATACGGTGGCCCGGAGCACGAGCACAGCGCGCAGAAGCCGCAACCGCTGAAGATTCGGGACAAGTGA
- the rpsD gene encoding 30S ribosomal protein S4, producing MARHIEPVCRLCRREGEKLYLKGSRCLTPKCALERRGIIPGQHGPNMRTRRSKASDYSMQLREKQKMRRMYGVLEAQFRRYFREALKRRGVTGSELLILLERRLDNVVYRMGFAPSRAAARQLINHAHLNVNDHPIDVPSYLVKPGDKISVREASRKLTYFKELAADKDAPPTPAWLSADRSTLTGIVHALPKRDDIDVQLKEQLVVEYYSR from the coding sequence ATGGCTCGACACATTGAACCTGTTTGTAGACTGTGTCGCCGCGAAGGCGAAAAACTCTATCTGAAGGGCTCCCGCTGCCTCACGCCCAAGTGCGCTTTGGAGCGACGCGGGATCATTCCCGGCCAGCACGGCCCGAACATGCGCACTCGCCGCAGCAAGGCGAGCGATTATTCGATGCAGTTGCGCGAGAAGCAAAAGATGCGCCGCATGTATGGCGTGCTCGAGGCGCAGTTCCGCCGCTACTTCCGCGAGGCGCTCAAGCGTCGCGGCGTGACCGGCTCCGAGTTACTCATCTTGCTGGAGCGCCGGCTCGATAACGTGGTCTATCGCATGGGCTTTGCGCCTTCGCGGGCCGCGGCGCGCCAGTTGATCAACCACGCGCATCTGAACGTGAACGATCATCCGATTGACGTGCCGTCGTATCTGGTCAAGCCGGGGGACAAAATTTCCGTGCGCGAGGCCAGCCGAAAGCTGACCTACTTCAAAGAGCTGGCAGCCGACAAGGATGCGCCGCCGACGCCGGCCTGGCTGTCGGCCGATCGCAGCACGCTGACCGGCATCGTTCACGCTCTGCCGAAGCGCGACGATATTGATGTGCAGTTGAAGGAACAGCTCGTCGTGGAGTATTACTCGCGATAG
- the rpoA gene encoding DNA-directed RNA polymerase subunit alpha: protein MLSAPVFPKVESDALTRDYGRFIIGAMEPGFGITLGNALRRVLLSSLPGAAVTSMRITDVHHEFSDIPDVKEDVTQLMLNVKQIRMRMHSEGPLRMRLEVRGEGVVTAGDIQAPPEIEIVNPDLYLLTTDSNKARLDIEFQVEMGRGYSPAEQRGRLPIGELPVDAIYSPVRRVNYRVEPARIGQTTNYDRLIMEIWTDGTIRPQDALSQAAAILVQHLRLIAGVSLEEVMLEGESDSKGIPSEWSDKPIEELELSVRVYNSLKRTGISTVGELLEMMERSGGNLTNLRNFGEKSMAELKEKLRARGLLPQEERTEEEADEV from the coding sequence ATGCTATCTGCACCTGTCTTTCCCAAAGTTGAGAGCGACGCCCTCACGCGCGACTATGGCCGCTTCATCATCGGCGCCATGGAGCCGGGTTTTGGCATCACGCTGGGGAACGCGCTCCGGCGCGTGTTGCTCAGCTCATTGCCTGGCGCAGCCGTGACTTCGATGCGCATCACCGACGTGCATCATGAGTTCTCCGACATCCCCGACGTCAAGGAGGATGTCACTCAGTTGATGCTGAACGTGAAGCAGATCCGCATGCGTATGCACAGCGAAGGCCCGCTGCGTATGCGCCTGGAGGTCCGTGGCGAGGGTGTGGTCACTGCCGGTGACATTCAAGCCCCGCCGGAGATCGAAATCGTCAACCCCGATCTCTATTTGCTGACGACCGATTCGAACAAAGCGCGCCTCGACATCGAGTTTCAAGTCGAGATGGGGCGCGGTTATTCACCGGCCGAACAGCGCGGCCGGTTGCCGATCGGCGAGCTGCCGGTGGACGCGATCTACAGCCCAGTGCGGCGCGTGAACTATAGAGTTGAGCCGGCGCGCATCGGCCAGACCACCAACTACGACCGGCTGATCATGGAGATCTGGACCGACGGCACGATCCGCCCGCAGGATGCGCTGTCGCAGGCGGCGGCGATTCTGGTGCAGCACCTGCGGCTGATCGCCGGCGTGAGCCTAGAAGAAGTAATGCTCGAAGGCGAGAGCGACAGCAAGGGCATCCCGAGCGAATGGAGTGACAAGCCCATCGAGGAACTCGAACTCAGCGTTCGCGTCTACAACTCGCTCAAGCGCACCGGCATCAGCACCGTCGGCGAATTGCTCGAAATGATGGAGCGCAGCGGCGGCAACTTGACGAACTTGCGTAATTTCGGCGAGAAGTCCATGGCAGAGTTGAAAGAGAAGTTGCGCGCCCGCGGGTTGCTCCCGCAGGAAGAGAGGACGGAAGAGGAAGCGGACGAGGTTTGA
- a CDS encoding ABC transporter ATP-binding protein, with protein sequence MANQTTNNCAGIIKLDHVTKVYEEGGASRVVLNDVSIEFGCGEFSVLLGKSGSGKSTLLNLIGGIDAPTSGDVWIDGQAITRMSDTERTLYRRHHIGFVFQAFNLIPTLSVRENVMLPLELSGRPSPEARRRAEMLLDQVGLAHRMDAFPDRLSGGEQQRVAIARALINDPLVVLADEPTGNLDYDTGKLVLDLLDTLTRQAGKNLVMVTHSEEVVGVADRVFRLRDGKLLEDRLVPHQPATSV encoded by the coding sequence ATGGCTAATCAGACAACGAATAACTGCGCCGGCATTATCAAGCTCGACCATGTGACGAAGGTATACGAGGAAGGCGGCGCGTCGCGCGTCGTGCTGAACGACGTCAGCATCGAGTTCGGCTGCGGCGAGTTTAGCGTGCTGCTGGGCAAGAGCGGCAGCGGCAAGAGCACGCTGCTCAACCTGATCGGCGGCATTGACGCGCCAACCTCCGGCGACGTGTGGATTGACGGCCAAGCCATCACCCGCATGAGCGACACGGAGCGCACGCTCTACCGACGCCACCACATCGGCTTCGTCTTTCAGGCGTTCAACCTGATTCCTACGTTGAGCGTGCGCGAGAACGTGATGTTGCCGTTGGAGCTGAGCGGCCGGCCTTCGCCGGAGGCCCGCCGGCGCGCCGAAATGCTGCTCGACCAGGTCGGCCTGGCGCACCGCATGGATGCCTTCCCCGACCGGCTGAGCGGCGGCGAGCAGCAGCGCGTGGCCATCGCCCGCGCGCTGATCAACGATCCGCTGGTGGTGTTGGCCGACGAGCCGACCGGCAACCTGGACTACGACACCGGCAAGCTGGTGCTCGATCTGCTGGACACGCTGACGCGCCAGGCCGGCAAGAACCTGGTCATGGTCACCCACAGCGAGGAGGTGGTGGGCGTGGCCGACCGCGTGTTCCGCCTGCGCGACGGCAAGCTGTTGGAAGATCGCCTGGTGCCGCATCAACCGGCAACGTCGGTATAG
- the rpsI gene encoding 30S ribosomal protein S9: MTETQQQYYEGVGRRKEATARARLYPQGSGRVLVNDKPVNEYFGREIDLLAVHAPLKLTGADARFNVSVKVKGGGITGQAEATRMAIARALLEVDPEYRLMLKTAGYLSRDAREKERKKPGLKRARKGPTYTKR, encoded by the coding sequence ATGACAGAGACTCAACAGCAATACTACGAGGGTGTGGGGCGTCGCAAGGAGGCAACCGCCCGCGCCCGCTTGTATCCGCAGGGCAGCGGCCGCGTGTTGGTCAACGACAAGCCCGTGAACGAGTATTTCGGGCGCGAGATTGACCTGCTCGCCGTGCATGCGCCGCTCAAGCTGACCGGCGCCGACGCGCGCTTCAACGTGAGCGTCAAAGTGAAGGGCGGCGGCATCACCGGCCAGGCCGAAGCGACGCGCATGGCGATCGCTCGTGCCCTGTTGGAAGTGGATCCGGAATATCGTTTGATGTTGAAGACGGCCGGTTACCTCTCGCGCGACGCGCGTGAGAAGGAGCGCAAGAAGCCCGGTCTCAAGCGCGCCCGCAAGGGGCCGACCTACACCAAGCGTTAG
- the rpsK gene encoding 30S ribosomal protein S11, producing the protein MFSDSVKEDSHMGKAASTRGPRRQTNPRRARKNVAQGVVHIHAMFNNTIITITDKAGNTICWGSAGSAGFKGNRKSTPFAARIAAQNAYRAAVENGMQEVDVYVKGPGPGREAAVRALQGTGLRVKSITDITPVPHNGCRPKKRRRV; encoded by the coding sequence TTGTTCTCGGACTCGGTCAAAGAAGACTCGCATATGGGTAAAGCAGCAAGCACACGCGGCCCGCGTCGCCAAACCAACCCGCGACGCGCGCGCAAGAACGTCGCTCAGGGCGTGGTGCACATCCACGCCATGTTCAACAACACAATCATCACGATCACCGACAAGGCCGGCAACACGATTTGCTGGGGCAGCGCTGGCTCGGCCGGCTTCAAGGGGAATCGCAAGAGCACGCCCTTCGCCGCCCGCATCGCTGCGCAAAACGCATACCGCGCCGCCGTAGAAAACGGCATGCAGGAAGTGGATGTCTACGTGAAAGGGCCTGGCCCCGGTCGAGAAGCGGCCGTGCGCGCGCTGCAAGGCACCGGCCTGCGCGTGAAGTCCATCACCGACATCACGCCTGTGCCGCATAACGGATGCCGGCCCAAGAAGCGCCGCCGCGTGTGA